The proteins below come from a single Aegilops tauschii subsp. strangulata cultivar AL8/78 chromosome 6, Aet v6.0, whole genome shotgun sequence genomic window:
- the LOC109746314 gene encoding pyridoxine/pyridoxamine 5'-phosphate oxidase 1, chloroplastic isoform X1, whose protein sequence is MLTAVSKFRNKSGLASTTRVMPFFLSTFPAPATAAPLCPPPSPYPSPHFRLPSLPRRGLAFLAAAAPPRALPPTPRQAMASLATSTAAAAAAEVTHLSQRDAADIDEQLMGPLGFSVDQLMELAGLSVATAVAEVYKLSEHTRVLIICGPGNNGGDGLVAARHLYHFGYKPFVCYPKRTAKPLYSGLVTQLESLAIPFVPVEDLPQDLSGQYDIVIDAMFGFSFHGTPRPPFDDLIQMLVSLSVVGDSAKRPPIVSVDIPSGWHVEEGDVSGGGIKPDMLVSLTAPKLCAKKFTGPHHFLGGRFVPPPISSKYGLELPPYPGTSMCVRIGKVPSVDISSLRENYISPELLENQVMPNPFDQFRSWFDEAVTAGLREPNAMALTTVNKAGKPSSRMVLLKGVDKQGFVWYTNYGSQKAHDLSENSNAALLFYWNEMNRQVRVEGSVQKVSEEESEKYFHSRPRGSQLGAIVSKQSTVISGREVLQQAYKELEQKYSDGSFIPKPDYWGGYRLTPNLFEFWQGQQSRLHDRLQYSQREVGGSTEWHIQRKAGYMRRISRFNAAGPNSRGRL, encoded by the exons ATGCTGACCGCCGTGTCCAAGTTCCGCAACAAATCCGGTCTCGCCAGCACCACCCGTGTTATGCCCTTCTTCCTCTCCACCTTCCccgcccccgccaccgccgctcCGCTCTGCCCTCCTCCGTCCCCATACCCTAGCCCCCACTTCCGCCTCCCTTCCCTGCCCCGCCGCGGCctcgccttcctcgccgccgctgCGCCGCCGCGGGCCCTGCCCCCCACGCCCAGGCAGGCCATGGCGTCGCTGGCGACGTCGacggcggccgccgccgccgcggaggTGACGCACCTCTCGCAGCGCGACGCTGCGGATATCGACGAGCAGCTCATGGGCCCCCTCGGTTTCAGCGTCGACCAGCTCATG GAGCTCGCCGGGCTAAGCGTCGCTACGGCCGTCGCGGAG GTTTATAAGCTGAGTGAGCATACGAGGGTTCTTATCATCTGTGGTCCGGGAAATAATGGTGGTGATGGTCTGGTTGCTGCTCGCCATCTTTATCATTTTGGATACAAGCCCTTTGTTTGTTATCCAAAACGTACCGCCAAACCTCTTTATTCTGGCCTTGTTACTCAG CTTGAATCGCTGGCTATCCCGTTTGTGCCTGTTGAAGACCTACCTCAGGACTTATCAGGGCAGTATGACATTGTTATTGACGCGATGTTTGGTTTCTCATTTCATG GAACACCCCGACCACCCTTTGATGATCTTATCCAAATGCTTGTTTCATTGAGTGTTGTTGGTGATTCAGCGAAAAGACCACCAATTGTTTCTGTTGATATCCCTTCTGGGTGGCATGTAGAAGAGGGAGATGTCAGTGGAGGAGGAATTAAGCCTGATATGCTG GTATCATTGACTGCACCAAAGCTCTGTGCCAAAAAATTTACTGGGCCCCACCATTTCCTAGGGGGTAGGTTTGTCCCGCCTCCCATTTCGAGCAAATATGGGCTCGAACTTCCACCATATCCTGGAACCTCCATGTGTGTAAGAATTGGAAAAGTGCCGTCAGTTGACATTTCATCTCTCAGGGAGAATTATATTTCCCCAGAACTTCTTGAGAACCAAGTGATGCCTAATCCATTTGACCAG TTTCGTAGTTGGTTTGATGAAGCAGTTACTGCTGGCCTGCGCGAACCAAATGCCATGGCTTTAACAACTGTCAATAAAGCGGGAAAGCC TTCTTCAAGAATGGTTCTTTTAAAAGGCGTTGATAAGCAGGGATTTGTTTG GTACACAAATTACGGTAGCCAAAAAGCACATGATTTATCGGAAAATTCAAATGCGGCACTTCTTTTCTACTGGAATGAGATGAACCGACAG GTTAGAGTAGAAGGGTCAGTTCAGAAGGTCTCAGAAGAAGAATCTGAGAAGTATTTCCACAGCCGCCCACGTGGAAGTCAGCTTGGTGCTATTGTTAGCAAGCAG AGCACTGTCATTTCTGGAAGAGAAGTTCTCCAACAAGCGTACAAGGAATTGGAACAAAAATATTCTGATGG TAGCTTCATCCCAAAACCTGATTACTGGGGTGGGTACAGATTGACACCAAATCTTTTTGAGTTCTGGCAAGGCCAACAGTCTCGTCTGCATGACCG GCTACAGTATTCACAGCGAGAAGTAGGTGGGAGTACAGAATGGCACATCCAAAG AAAAGCAGGATACATGAGGCGTATAAGCCGATTTAATGCAGCGGGCCCAAACTCGCGAGGCAGGCTGTGA
- the LOC109746320 gene encoding beta-1,3-galactosyltransferase GALT1-like produces the protein MWTTKQLCIAVLITFFSPLIVRHLILNNPISGTSRYQILHANPLTWLSNRVDADAPAANPVNAQVVSLPADDSSSLDPRNSSTSVVSSPTDDSSSLDPRNSSTERLHWLDTWNHMKQLTNVSTGLPHATEAIKDARTAWENLTTTVQNATSPGSEKRRLCPYSVRRMDASKSAGGHFTMDIPCGLVAGSSITVIGTPGSLSGNFWIDLVGTALPGEPEEPIVLRYNVRLTGDKLAQGPVIVQNAFTASNGWGYEDRCPNSNSNNATQVDDLERCNSMVGREEKSIKNSTHHAGPKQGGKPSTYFPFKQGYLAITTLRVALEGIHMTVDGKHITSFAYRAGSEPWFGTQVRISGDFKLASAIASGLPTSEDLENSLDLEMLKSSPIPDGKDLDLLIGIFSTANNFKRRMAIRRTWMQYDAVRNGTVAVRFFVGLHTNLMVNKELRNEARTYGDIQVLPFVDYYSLITWKTLAICIYGTNAVSAKYLMKTDDDAFVRVHEIYSSVKQLNVSNGLLYGRINSDSGPHRNSESKWYISPEEWPEERYPPWAHGPGYVVSEDIAKTINTWYKTSRLKMFKLEDVAMGIWVDEMKKGGLPVRYETDERIHTDGCKEGYIVAHYQEPRNMLCIWETLLRTNQAMCCN, from the exons ATGTGGACAACAAAGCAGCTCTGCATCGCAGTTCTGATCACCTTCTTTTCTCCGCTTATCGTGCGACATTTGATATTGAACAACCCCATATCAGGAACATCCCGCTATCAAATTCTCCATGCCAATCCCCTTACATGGCTCAGCAACCGAGTGGACGCAGATGCACCGGCAGCCAATCCAGTGAATGCGCAAGTGGTATCATTGCCAGCGGATGATTCAAGCAGCCTGGATCCCAGAAATTCCTCTACTAGTGTGGTATCATCACCAACGGATGATTCAAGCAGTCTGGATCCCAGAAACTCCTCTACTGAAAGACTACACTGGCTAGACACATGGAACCATATGAAGCAGCTAACCAACGTTTCCACTGGCCTTCCCCATGCGACCGAAGCGATCAAAGATGCAAGAACCGCATGGGAAAACTTGACGACAACGGTTCAAAATGCAACTTCTCCGGGATCGGAGAAGCGGAGGCTCTGCCCGTATTCGGTTCGCAGAATGGACGCTTCCAAGTCGGCGGGCGGTCACTTTACCATGGACATACCGTGTGGGCTTGTCGCAGGTTCTTCCATAACTGTCATAGGCACTCCTGGCAGCCTGTCTGGTAACTTCTGGATTGATCTTGTCGGGACGGCACTCCCGGGGGAACCTGAAGAACCCATTGTGCTGCGGTACAATGTTCGTCTAACCGGCGATAAACTTGCTCAAGGTCCGGTCATAGTGCAGAACGCCTTCACTGCAAGTAATGGCTGGGGTTATGAGGATCGTTGTCCCAACAGCAACTCGAACAATGCAACTCAAG TGGATGATTTGGAGAGATGTAATTCCATGGTGGGCAGAGAAGAAAAGAGCATAAAGAACTCTACACATCACGCTGGTCCCAAGCAAGGTGGAAAACCAAGCACATATTTTCCTTTTAAGCAGGGATACCTTGCTATCACAACTCTCCGGGTAGCGCTCGAAGGAATACATATGACGGTTGACGGGAAACATATTACTTCATTTGCATACCGAGCG GGCTCGGAACCTTGGTTTGGCACTCAAGTAAGGATTTCTGGTGACTTCAAGCTAGCAAGTGCCATTGCAAGTGGACTGCCTACCTCCGAAGACTTGGAAAATAGCTTGGATCTTGAAATGCTGAAATCATCACCTATTCCAGACGGCAAAGATCTTGACCTTCTGATCGGCATCTTCTCAACAGCAAACAACTTCAAGCGTAGAATGGCGATTCGAAGGACCTGGATGCAATATGATGCTGTGCGTAACGGAACAGTTGCGGTCCGATTTTTCGTTGGCCTG CATACGAACCTGATGGTAAATAAGGAACTCCGGAACGAGGCACGCACATATGGTGACATTCAGGTGTTGCCCTTTGTTGATTACTACAGCCTAATCACATGGAAGACACTGGCAATATGCATATATGGG ACCAACGCTGTGTCGGCCAAGTATCTAATGAAAACAGATGATGATGCTTTTGTTCGAGTACATGAAATCTACTCCTCGGTTAAACAGCTGAATGTCAGCAACGGTCTGCTCTATGGTCGTATCAATTCAGATTCAGGTCCTCACAGAAATAGTGAAAGCAAGTGGTACATAAGCCCGGAG GAATGGCCTGAAGAGAGATACCCACCATGGGCTCATGGACCAGGATATGTGGTTTCAGAAGACATTGCGAAGACAATCAACACTTGGTATAAAACAAGTCGTCTAAAG ATGTTCAAACTAGAAGATGTGGCAATGGGCATATGGGTTGACGAAATGAAGAAGGGTGGTTTACCTGTGAGATACGAAACAGATGAGAGGATTCACACTGATGGTTGTAAGGAGGGGTACATTGTTGCTCACTATCAAGAACCAAGGAATATGCTATGCATATGGGAGACACTCCTAAGGACAAATCAAGCAATGTGCTGCAACTAA
- the LOC109746314 gene encoding pyridoxine/pyridoxamine 5'-phosphate oxidase 1, chloroplastic isoform X2, whose product MLTAVSKFRNKSGLASTTRVMPFFLSTFPAPATAAPLCPPPSPYPSPHFRLPSLPRRGLAFLAAAAPPRALPPTPRQAMASLATSTAAAAAAEVTHLSQRDAADIDEQLMGPLGFSVDQLMELAGLSVATAVAEVYKLSEHTRVLIICGPGNNGGDGLVAARHLYHFGYKPFVCYPKRTAKPLYSGLVTQLESLAIPFVPVEDLPQDLSGQYDIVIDAMFGFSFHGTPRPPFDDLIQMLVSLSVVGDSAKRPPIVSVDIPSGWHVEEGDVSGGGIKPDMLVSLTAPKLCAKKFTGPHHFLGGRFVPPPISSKYGLELPPYPGTSMCVRIGKVPSVDISSLRENYISPELLENQVMPNPFDQFRSWFDEAVTAGLREPNAMALTTVNKAGKPSSRMVLLKGVDKQGFVWYTNYGSQKAHDLSENSNAALLFYWNEMNRQVRVEGSVQKVSEEESEKYFHSRPRGSQLGAIVSKQSTVISGREVLQQAYKELEQKYSDGSFIPKPDYWGGYRLTPNLFEFWQGQQSRLHDRLQYSQREVGGSTEWHIQRLSP is encoded by the exons ATGCTGACCGCCGTGTCCAAGTTCCGCAACAAATCCGGTCTCGCCAGCACCACCCGTGTTATGCCCTTCTTCCTCTCCACCTTCCccgcccccgccaccgccgctcCGCTCTGCCCTCCTCCGTCCCCATACCCTAGCCCCCACTTCCGCCTCCCTTCCCTGCCCCGCCGCGGCctcgccttcctcgccgccgctgCGCCGCCGCGGGCCCTGCCCCCCACGCCCAGGCAGGCCATGGCGTCGCTGGCGACGTCGacggcggccgccgccgccgcggaggTGACGCACCTCTCGCAGCGCGACGCTGCGGATATCGACGAGCAGCTCATGGGCCCCCTCGGTTTCAGCGTCGACCAGCTCATG GAGCTCGCCGGGCTAAGCGTCGCTACGGCCGTCGCGGAG GTTTATAAGCTGAGTGAGCATACGAGGGTTCTTATCATCTGTGGTCCGGGAAATAATGGTGGTGATGGTCTGGTTGCTGCTCGCCATCTTTATCATTTTGGATACAAGCCCTTTGTTTGTTATCCAAAACGTACCGCCAAACCTCTTTATTCTGGCCTTGTTACTCAG CTTGAATCGCTGGCTATCCCGTTTGTGCCTGTTGAAGACCTACCTCAGGACTTATCAGGGCAGTATGACATTGTTATTGACGCGATGTTTGGTTTCTCATTTCATG GAACACCCCGACCACCCTTTGATGATCTTATCCAAATGCTTGTTTCATTGAGTGTTGTTGGTGATTCAGCGAAAAGACCACCAATTGTTTCTGTTGATATCCCTTCTGGGTGGCATGTAGAAGAGGGAGATGTCAGTGGAGGAGGAATTAAGCCTGATATGCTG GTATCATTGACTGCACCAAAGCTCTGTGCCAAAAAATTTACTGGGCCCCACCATTTCCTAGGGGGTAGGTTTGTCCCGCCTCCCATTTCGAGCAAATATGGGCTCGAACTTCCACCATATCCTGGAACCTCCATGTGTGTAAGAATTGGAAAAGTGCCGTCAGTTGACATTTCATCTCTCAGGGAGAATTATATTTCCCCAGAACTTCTTGAGAACCAAGTGATGCCTAATCCATTTGACCAG TTTCGTAGTTGGTTTGATGAAGCAGTTACTGCTGGCCTGCGCGAACCAAATGCCATGGCTTTAACAACTGTCAATAAAGCGGGAAAGCC TTCTTCAAGAATGGTTCTTTTAAAAGGCGTTGATAAGCAGGGATTTGTTTG GTACACAAATTACGGTAGCCAAAAAGCACATGATTTATCGGAAAATTCAAATGCGGCACTTCTTTTCTACTGGAATGAGATGAACCGACAG GTTAGAGTAGAAGGGTCAGTTCAGAAGGTCTCAGAAGAAGAATCTGAGAAGTATTTCCACAGCCGCCCACGTGGAAGTCAGCTTGGTGCTATTGTTAGCAAGCAG AGCACTGTCATTTCTGGAAGAGAAGTTCTCCAACAAGCGTACAAGGAATTGGAACAAAAATATTCTGATGG TAGCTTCATCCCAAAACCTGATTACTGGGGTGGGTACAGATTGACACCAAATCTTTTTGAGTTCTGGCAAGGCCAACAGTCTCGTCTGCATGACCG GCTACAGTATTCACAGCGAGAAGTAGGTGGGAGTACAGAATGGCACATCCAAAGGTTGTCCCCTTGA